The Pan paniscus chromosome 15, NHGRI_mPanPan1-v2.0_pri, whole genome shotgun sequence genome includes a window with the following:
- the MTA1 gene encoding metastasis-associated protein MTA1 isoform X3: MPRGLGGEGQGHALPGVGGKDYVYFENSSSNPYLIRRIEELNKTANGNVEAKVVCFYRRRDISSTLIALADKHATLSVCYKAGPGADNGEEGEIEEEMENPEMVDLPEKLKHQLRHRELFLSRQLESLPATHIRGKCSVTLLNETESLKSYLEREDFFFYSLVYDPQQKTLLADKGEIRVGNRYQADITDLLKEGEEDGRDQSKLETKVWEAHNPLTDKQIDQFLVVARSVGTFARALDCSSSVRQPSLHMSAAAASRDITLFHAMDTLHKNIYDISKAISALVPQGGPVLCRDEMEEWSASEANLFEEALEKYGKDFTDIQQDFLPWKSLTSIIEYYYMWKTTDRYVQQKRLKAAEAESKLKQVYIPNYNKPNPNQISVNNVKAGVVNGTGVPGQSPGAGRACESCYTTQSYQWYSWGPPNMQCRLCASCWTYWKKYGGLKMPTRLDGERPGPNRSNMSPHGLPARSSGSPKFAMKTRQAFYLHTTKLTRIARRLCREILRPWHAARHPYLPINSAAIKAECTARLPEASQSPLVLKQAVRKPLEAVLRYLETHPRPPKPDPVKSVSSVLSSLTPAKVAPVINNGSPTILGKRSYEQHNGVDGNMKKRLLMPSRGLANHGQTRHMGPSRNLLLNGKSYPTKVRLIRGGSLPPVKRRRMNWIDAPDDVFYMATEETRKIRKLLSSSETKRAARRPYKPIALRQSQALPLRPPPPAPVNDEPIVIED, from the exons ACGGCCAATGGGAACGTGGAGGCCAAAGTGGTGTGCTTCTACCGGAGGCGGGACATCTCCAGCACCCTCATCGCCCTGGCCGACAAGCACGCAA CCCTGTCAGTCTGCTATAAGGCCGGACCGGGGGCGGACAACGGCGAGGAAG GGGAAAtagaagaggaaatggagaatCCGGAAATGGTGGACCTGCCTGAGAAACTAAAGCACCAGCTGCGGCATCGGGAGCTGTTCCTCTCCCGGCAGCTGGAGTCTCTGCCCGCCACGCACATCAG GGGCAAGTGCAGCGTCACCCTGCTCAACGAGACCGAGTCGCTCAAGTCCTACCTGGAGCGGGAG GATTTCTTCTTCTATTCTCTAGTCTACGACCCACAGCAGAAGACCCTGCTGGCAGATAAAGGAGAGATTCGAGTAGGAAACCGGTACCAGGCAGACATCACCGACTTGTTAAAAGAAG GCGAGGAGGATGGCCGAGACCAGTCCAAGCTGGAGACCAAGGTGTGGGAGGCGCACAACCCACTCACAGACAAGCAGATTGACCAGTTCCTGGTGGTGGCCCG CTCTGTGGGCACCTTCGCACGGGCCCTGGACTGCAGCAGCTCCGTCCGGCAGCCCAGCCTGCACATGAGCGCCGCAGCTGCCTCCCGAGACATCACCCTG TTCCACGCCATGGATACTCTCCACAAGAACATCTACGACATCTCCAAGGCCATCTCGGCGCTGGTGCCGCAGGGCGGGCCCGTGCTCTGCAGGGACGAGATGGAGGAGTGGTCTGCATCAGAGGCCAACCTTTTCGAGGAAGCCCTGGAAAAATATGGGAAGGATTTCACAGACATTCAGCAAGATTTT CTCCCGTGGAAGTCGCTGACCAGCATCATTGAGTACTACTACATGTGGAAGACCACCGACAGATACGTGCAGCAG AAACGCTTGAAAGCAGCTGAAGCTGAGAGCAAGTTAAAGCAAGTTTATATTCCCAACTA TAACAAGCCAAATCCCAACCAAATCAGCGTCAACAACGTCAAGGCCGGTGTGGTGAACGGCACGGGGGTGCCGGGCCAGAGCCCTGGGGCTGGCCGGGCCTGCGAGAGCTGTTACA CCACACAGTCTTACCAGTGGTATTCTTGGGGTCCCCCTAACATGCAGTGTCGTCTCTGCGCATCTTGTTGGACATATTGGAAGAAATATGGTGGCTTGAAAATGCCAACCCGGTTAGATGGAGAGAGGCCAGGACCAAACCGCAGTAACATG AGTCCCCACGGCCTCCCAGCCCGGAGCAGCGGGAGCCCCAAGTTTGCCATGAAGACCAGGCAGGCTTTCTATCTGCACACGACGAAGCTGACGCGGATCGCCCGGCGCCTGTGCCGTGAGATCCTGCGCCCGTGGCACGCTGCGCGGCACCCCTACCTGCCCATCAACAGCGCGGCCATCAAGGCCGAGT GCACGGCGCGGCTGCCCGAAGCCTCCCAGAGCCCGCTGGTGCTGAAGCAGGCGGTACGCAAGCCGCTGGAAGCCGTGCTTCGGTATCTTG agacccacccccgcccccccaaGCCTGACCCCGTGAAAAGCGTGTCCAGCGTGCTCAGCAGCCTGACACCCGCCAAGGTGGCCCCCGTCATCAACAACGGCTCCCCCACCATCCTGGGCAAGCGCAGCTACGAGCAGCACAACGGGGTGGACG GCAACATGAAGAAGCGCCTCTTGATGCCCAGTAGGG GTCTGGCAAACCACGGACAGACCAGGCACATG GGACCAAGCCGGAACCTCCTGCTCAACGGGAAGTCTTACCCCACCAAAGTGCGCCTGATCCGGGGGGGCTCCCTGCCCCCAGTCAAGCGGCGGCGGATGAACTGGATCGACGCCCCGGATGACGTGTTCTACATGGCCACAGAGGAGACCAG GAAGATCCGCAAGCTGCTCTCATCCTCGGAAACCAAGCGTGCTGCCCGCCGGCCCTACAAGCCCATCGCCCTGCGccagagccaggccctgccgcTGCGGCCACCGCCACCTGCGCCCGTCAACGACGAGCCCATCGTCATCGAGGACTAG
- the MTA1 gene encoding metastasis-associated protein MTA1 isoform X5, producing the protein MPRGLGGEGQGHALPGVGGKDYVYFENSSSNPYLIRRIEELNKTANGNVEAKVVCFYRRRDISSTLIALADKHATLSVCYKAGPGADNGEEGEIEEEMENPEMVDLPEKLKHQLRHRELFLSRQLESLPATHIRGKCSVTLLNETESLKSYLEREDFFFYSLVYDPQQKTLLADKGEIRVGNRYQADITDLLKEGEEDGRDQSKLETKVWEAHNPLTDKQIDQFLVVARSVGTFARALDCSSSVRQPSLHMSAAAASRDITLFHAMDTLHKNIYDISKAISALVPQGGPVLCRDEMEEWSASEANLFEEALEKYGKDFTDIQQDFLPWKSLTSIIEYYYMWKTTDRYVQQKRLKAAEAESKLKQVYIPNYNKPNPNQISVNNVKAGVVNGTGVPGQSPGAGRACESCYTTQSYQWYSWGPPNMQCRLCASCWTYWKKYGGLKMPTRLDGERPGPNRSNMSPHGLPARSSGSPKFAMKTRQAFYLHTTKLTRIARRLCREILRPWHAARHPYLPINSAAIKAECTARLPEASQSPLVLKQAVRKPLEAVLRYLETHPRPPKPDPVKSVSSVLSSLTPAKVAPVINNGSPTILGKRSYEQHNGVDGLANHGQTRHMGPSRNLLLNGKSYPTKVRLIRGGSLPPVKRRRMNWIDAPDDVFYMATEETRKIRKLLSSSETKRAARRPYKPIALRQSQALPLRPPPPAPVNDEPIVIED; encoded by the exons ACGGCCAATGGGAACGTGGAGGCCAAAGTGGTGTGCTTCTACCGGAGGCGGGACATCTCCAGCACCCTCATCGCCCTGGCCGACAAGCACGCAA CCCTGTCAGTCTGCTATAAGGCCGGACCGGGGGCGGACAACGGCGAGGAAG GGGAAAtagaagaggaaatggagaatCCGGAAATGGTGGACCTGCCTGAGAAACTAAAGCACCAGCTGCGGCATCGGGAGCTGTTCCTCTCCCGGCAGCTGGAGTCTCTGCCCGCCACGCACATCAG GGGCAAGTGCAGCGTCACCCTGCTCAACGAGACCGAGTCGCTCAAGTCCTACCTGGAGCGGGAG GATTTCTTCTTCTATTCTCTAGTCTACGACCCACAGCAGAAGACCCTGCTGGCAGATAAAGGAGAGATTCGAGTAGGAAACCGGTACCAGGCAGACATCACCGACTTGTTAAAAGAAG GCGAGGAGGATGGCCGAGACCAGTCCAAGCTGGAGACCAAGGTGTGGGAGGCGCACAACCCACTCACAGACAAGCAGATTGACCAGTTCCTGGTGGTGGCCCG CTCTGTGGGCACCTTCGCACGGGCCCTGGACTGCAGCAGCTCCGTCCGGCAGCCCAGCCTGCACATGAGCGCCGCAGCTGCCTCCCGAGACATCACCCTG TTCCACGCCATGGATACTCTCCACAAGAACATCTACGACATCTCCAAGGCCATCTCGGCGCTGGTGCCGCAGGGCGGGCCCGTGCTCTGCAGGGACGAGATGGAGGAGTGGTCTGCATCAGAGGCCAACCTTTTCGAGGAAGCCCTGGAAAAATATGGGAAGGATTTCACAGACATTCAGCAAGATTTT CTCCCGTGGAAGTCGCTGACCAGCATCATTGAGTACTACTACATGTGGAAGACCACCGACAGATACGTGCAGCAG AAACGCTTGAAAGCAGCTGAAGCTGAGAGCAAGTTAAAGCAAGTTTATATTCCCAACTA TAACAAGCCAAATCCCAACCAAATCAGCGTCAACAACGTCAAGGCCGGTGTGGTGAACGGCACGGGGGTGCCGGGCCAGAGCCCTGGGGCTGGCCGGGCCTGCGAGAGCTGTTACA CCACACAGTCTTACCAGTGGTATTCTTGGGGTCCCCCTAACATGCAGTGTCGTCTCTGCGCATCTTGTTGGACATATTGGAAGAAATATGGTGGCTTGAAAATGCCAACCCGGTTAGATGGAGAGAGGCCAGGACCAAACCGCAGTAACATG AGTCCCCACGGCCTCCCAGCCCGGAGCAGCGGGAGCCCCAAGTTTGCCATGAAGACCAGGCAGGCTTTCTATCTGCACACGACGAAGCTGACGCGGATCGCCCGGCGCCTGTGCCGTGAGATCCTGCGCCCGTGGCACGCTGCGCGGCACCCCTACCTGCCCATCAACAGCGCGGCCATCAAGGCCGAGT GCACGGCGCGGCTGCCCGAAGCCTCCCAGAGCCCGCTGGTGCTGAAGCAGGCGGTACGCAAGCCGCTGGAAGCCGTGCTTCGGTATCTTG agacccacccccgcccccccaaGCCTGACCCCGTGAAAAGCGTGTCCAGCGTGCTCAGCAGCCTGACACCCGCCAAGGTGGCCCCCGTCATCAACAACGGCTCCCCCACCATCCTGGGCAAGCGCAGCTACGAGCAGCACAACGGGGTGGACG GTCTGGCAAACCACGGACAGACCAGGCACATG GGACCAAGCCGGAACCTCCTGCTCAACGGGAAGTCTTACCCCACCAAAGTGCGCCTGATCCGGGGGGGCTCCCTGCCCCCAGTCAAGCGGCGGCGGATGAACTGGATCGACGCCCCGGATGACGTGTTCTACATGGCCACAGAGGAGACCAG GAAGATCCGCAAGCTGCTCTCATCCTCGGAAACCAAGCGTGCTGCCCGCCGGCCCTACAAGCCCATCGCCCTGCGccagagccaggccctgccgcTGCGGCCACCGCCACCTGCGCCCGTCAACGACGAGCCCATCGTCATCGAGGACTAG
- the MTA1 gene encoding metastasis-associated protein MTA1 isoform X2 produces MPRGLGGEGQGHALPGVGGKDYVYFENSSSNPYLIRRIEELNKTANGNVEAKVVCFYRRRDISSTLIALADKHATLSVCYKAGPGADNGEEGEIEEEMENPEMVDLPEKLKHQLRHRELFLSRQLESLPATHIRGKCSVTLLNETESLKSYLEREDFFFYSLVYDPQQKTLLADKGEIRVGNRYQADITDLLKEGEEDGRDQSKLETKVWEAHNPLTDKQIDQFLVVARSVGTFARALDCSSSVRQPSLHMSAAAASRDITLFHAMDTLHKNIYDISKAISALVPQGGPVLCRDEMEEWSASEANLFEEALEKYGKDFTDIQQDFLPWKSLTSIIEYYYMWKTTDRYVQQKRLKAAEAESKLKQVYIPNYNKPNPNQISVNNVKAGVVNGTGVPGQSPGAGRACESCYTTQSYQWYSWGPPNMQCRLCASCWTYWKKYGGLKMPTRLDGERPGPNRSNMSPHGLPARSSGSPKFAMKTRQAFYLHTTKLTRIARRLCREILRPWHAARHPYLPINSAAIKAECTARLPEASQSPLVLKQAVRKPLEAVLRYLETHPRPPKPDPVKSVSSVLSSLTPAKVAPVINNGSPTILGKRSYEQHNGVDGNMKKRLLMPSRGTYLGLANHGQTRHMGPSRNLLLNGKSYPTKVRLIRGGSLPPVKRRRMNWIDAPDDVFYMATEETRKIRKLLSSSETKRAARRPYKPIALRQSQALPLRPPPPAPVNDEPIVIED; encoded by the exons ACGGCCAATGGGAACGTGGAGGCCAAAGTGGTGTGCTTCTACCGGAGGCGGGACATCTCCAGCACCCTCATCGCCCTGGCCGACAAGCACGCAA CCCTGTCAGTCTGCTATAAGGCCGGACCGGGGGCGGACAACGGCGAGGAAG GGGAAAtagaagaggaaatggagaatCCGGAAATGGTGGACCTGCCTGAGAAACTAAAGCACCAGCTGCGGCATCGGGAGCTGTTCCTCTCCCGGCAGCTGGAGTCTCTGCCCGCCACGCACATCAG GGGCAAGTGCAGCGTCACCCTGCTCAACGAGACCGAGTCGCTCAAGTCCTACCTGGAGCGGGAG GATTTCTTCTTCTATTCTCTAGTCTACGACCCACAGCAGAAGACCCTGCTGGCAGATAAAGGAGAGATTCGAGTAGGAAACCGGTACCAGGCAGACATCACCGACTTGTTAAAAGAAG GCGAGGAGGATGGCCGAGACCAGTCCAAGCTGGAGACCAAGGTGTGGGAGGCGCACAACCCACTCACAGACAAGCAGATTGACCAGTTCCTGGTGGTGGCCCG CTCTGTGGGCACCTTCGCACGGGCCCTGGACTGCAGCAGCTCCGTCCGGCAGCCCAGCCTGCACATGAGCGCCGCAGCTGCCTCCCGAGACATCACCCTG TTCCACGCCATGGATACTCTCCACAAGAACATCTACGACATCTCCAAGGCCATCTCGGCGCTGGTGCCGCAGGGCGGGCCCGTGCTCTGCAGGGACGAGATGGAGGAGTGGTCTGCATCAGAGGCCAACCTTTTCGAGGAAGCCCTGGAAAAATATGGGAAGGATTTCACAGACATTCAGCAAGATTTT CTCCCGTGGAAGTCGCTGACCAGCATCATTGAGTACTACTACATGTGGAAGACCACCGACAGATACGTGCAGCAG AAACGCTTGAAAGCAGCTGAAGCTGAGAGCAAGTTAAAGCAAGTTTATATTCCCAACTA TAACAAGCCAAATCCCAACCAAATCAGCGTCAACAACGTCAAGGCCGGTGTGGTGAACGGCACGGGGGTGCCGGGCCAGAGCCCTGGGGCTGGCCGGGCCTGCGAGAGCTGTTACA CCACACAGTCTTACCAGTGGTATTCTTGGGGTCCCCCTAACATGCAGTGTCGTCTCTGCGCATCTTGTTGGACATATTGGAAGAAATATGGTGGCTTGAAAATGCCAACCCGGTTAGATGGAGAGAGGCCAGGACCAAACCGCAGTAACATG AGTCCCCACGGCCTCCCAGCCCGGAGCAGCGGGAGCCCCAAGTTTGCCATGAAGACCAGGCAGGCTTTCTATCTGCACACGACGAAGCTGACGCGGATCGCCCGGCGCCTGTGCCGTGAGATCCTGCGCCCGTGGCACGCTGCGCGGCACCCCTACCTGCCCATCAACAGCGCGGCCATCAAGGCCGAGT GCACGGCGCGGCTGCCCGAAGCCTCCCAGAGCCCGCTGGTGCTGAAGCAGGCGGTACGCAAGCCGCTGGAAGCCGTGCTTCGGTATCTTG agacccacccccgcccccccaaGCCTGACCCCGTGAAAAGCGTGTCCAGCGTGCTCAGCAGCCTGACACCCGCCAAGGTGGCCCCCGTCATCAACAACGGCTCCCCCACCATCCTGGGCAAGCGCAGCTACGAGCAGCACAACGGGGTGGACG GCAACATGAAGAAGCGCCTCTTGATGCCCAGTAGGG GCACTTACCTGG GTCTGGCAAACCACGGACAGACCAGGCACATG GGACCAAGCCGGAACCTCCTGCTCAACGGGAAGTCTTACCCCACCAAAGTGCGCCTGATCCGGGGGGGCTCCCTGCCCCCAGTCAAGCGGCGGCGGATGAACTGGATCGACGCCCCGGATGACGTGTTCTACATGGCCACAGAGGAGACCAG GAAGATCCGCAAGCTGCTCTCATCCTCGGAAACCAAGCGTGCTGCCCGCCGGCCCTACAAGCCCATCGCCCTGCGccagagccaggccctgccgcTGCGGCCACCGCCACCTGCGCCCGTCAACGACGAGCCCATCGTCATCGAGGACTAG
- the MTA1 gene encoding metastasis-associated protein MTA1 isoform X6 — protein MPRGLGGEGQGHALPGVGGKDYVYFENSSSNPYLIRRIEELNKTANGNVEAKVVCFYRRRDISSTLIALADKHAREIEEEMENPEMVDLPEKLKHQLRHRELFLSRQLESLPATHIRGKCSVTLLNETESLKSYLEREDFFFYSLVYDPQQKTLLADKGEIRVGNRYQADITDLLKEGEEDGRDQSKLETKVWEAHNPLTDKQIDQFLVVARSVGTFARALDCSSSVRQPSLHMSAAAASRDITLFHAMDTLHKNIYDISKAISALVPQGGPVLCRDEMEEWSASEANLFEEALEKYGKDFTDIQQDFLPWKSLTSIIEYYYMWKTTDRYVQQKRLKAAEAESKLKQVYIPNYNKPNPNQISVNNVKAGVVNGTGVPGQSPGAGRACESCYTTQSYQWYSWGPPNMQCRLCASCWTYWKKYGGLKMPTRLDGERPGPNRSNMSPHGLPARSSGSPKFAMKTRQAFYLHTTKLTRIARRLCREILRPWHAARHPYLPINSAAIKAECTARLPEASQSPLVLKQAVRKPLEAVLRYLETHPRPPKPDPVKSVSSVLSSLTPAKVAPVINNGSPTILGKRSYEQHNGVDGNMKKRLLMPSRGTYLGLANHGQTRHMGPSRNLLLNGKSYPTKVRLIRGGSLPPVKRRRMNWIDAPDDVFYMATEETRKIRKLLSSSETKRAARRPYKPIALRQSQALPLRPPPPAPVNDEPIVIED, from the exons ACGGCCAATGGGAACGTGGAGGCCAAAGTGGTGTGCTTCTACCGGAGGCGGGACATCTCCAGCACCCTCATCGCCCTGGCCGACAAGCACGCAA GGGAAAtagaagaggaaatggagaatCCGGAAATGGTGGACCTGCCTGAGAAACTAAAGCACCAGCTGCGGCATCGGGAGCTGTTCCTCTCCCGGCAGCTGGAGTCTCTGCCCGCCACGCACATCAG GGGCAAGTGCAGCGTCACCCTGCTCAACGAGACCGAGTCGCTCAAGTCCTACCTGGAGCGGGAG GATTTCTTCTTCTATTCTCTAGTCTACGACCCACAGCAGAAGACCCTGCTGGCAGATAAAGGAGAGATTCGAGTAGGAAACCGGTACCAGGCAGACATCACCGACTTGTTAAAAGAAG GCGAGGAGGATGGCCGAGACCAGTCCAAGCTGGAGACCAAGGTGTGGGAGGCGCACAACCCACTCACAGACAAGCAGATTGACCAGTTCCTGGTGGTGGCCCG CTCTGTGGGCACCTTCGCACGGGCCCTGGACTGCAGCAGCTCCGTCCGGCAGCCCAGCCTGCACATGAGCGCCGCAGCTGCCTCCCGAGACATCACCCTG TTCCACGCCATGGATACTCTCCACAAGAACATCTACGACATCTCCAAGGCCATCTCGGCGCTGGTGCCGCAGGGCGGGCCCGTGCTCTGCAGGGACGAGATGGAGGAGTGGTCTGCATCAGAGGCCAACCTTTTCGAGGAAGCCCTGGAAAAATATGGGAAGGATTTCACAGACATTCAGCAAGATTTT CTCCCGTGGAAGTCGCTGACCAGCATCATTGAGTACTACTACATGTGGAAGACCACCGACAGATACGTGCAGCAG AAACGCTTGAAAGCAGCTGAAGCTGAGAGCAAGTTAAAGCAAGTTTATATTCCCAACTA TAACAAGCCAAATCCCAACCAAATCAGCGTCAACAACGTCAAGGCCGGTGTGGTGAACGGCACGGGGGTGCCGGGCCAGAGCCCTGGGGCTGGCCGGGCCTGCGAGAGCTGTTACA CCACACAGTCTTACCAGTGGTATTCTTGGGGTCCCCCTAACATGCAGTGTCGTCTCTGCGCATCTTGTTGGACATATTGGAAGAAATATGGTGGCTTGAAAATGCCAACCCGGTTAGATGGAGAGAGGCCAGGACCAAACCGCAGTAACATG AGTCCCCACGGCCTCCCAGCCCGGAGCAGCGGGAGCCCCAAGTTTGCCATGAAGACCAGGCAGGCTTTCTATCTGCACACGACGAAGCTGACGCGGATCGCCCGGCGCCTGTGCCGTGAGATCCTGCGCCCGTGGCACGCTGCGCGGCACCCCTACCTGCCCATCAACAGCGCGGCCATCAAGGCCGAGT GCACGGCGCGGCTGCCCGAAGCCTCCCAGAGCCCGCTGGTGCTGAAGCAGGCGGTACGCAAGCCGCTGGAAGCCGTGCTTCGGTATCTTG agacccacccccgcccccccaaGCCTGACCCCGTGAAAAGCGTGTCCAGCGTGCTCAGCAGCCTGACACCCGCCAAGGTGGCCCCCGTCATCAACAACGGCTCCCCCACCATCCTGGGCAAGCGCAGCTACGAGCAGCACAACGGGGTGGACG GCAACATGAAGAAGCGCCTCTTGATGCCCAGTAGGG GCACTTACCTGG GTCTGGCAAACCACGGACAGACCAGGCACATG GGACCAAGCCGGAACCTCCTGCTCAACGGGAAGTCTTACCCCACCAAAGTGCGCCTGATCCGGGGGGGCTCCCTGCCCCCAGTCAAGCGGCGGCGGATGAACTGGATCGACGCCCCGGATGACGTGTTCTACATGGCCACAGAGGAGACCAG GAAGATCCGCAAGCTGCTCTCATCCTCGGAAACCAAGCGTGCTGCCCGCCGGCCCTACAAGCCCATCGCCCTGCGccagagccaggccctgccgcTGCGGCCACCGCCACCTGCGCCCGTCAACGACGAGCCCATCGTCATCGAGGACTAG
- the MTA1 gene encoding metastasis-associated protein MTA1 isoform X7 translates to MPRGLGGEGQGHALPGVGGKDYVYFENSSSNPYLIRRIEELNKTANGNVEAKVVCFYRRRDISSTLIALADKHAREIEEEMENPEMVDLPEKLKHQLRHRELFLSRQLESLPATHIRGKCSVTLLNETESLKSYLEREDFFFYSLVYDPQQKTLLADKGEIRVGNRYQADITDLLKEGEEDGRDQSKLETKVWEAHNPLTDKQIDQFLVVARSVGTFARALDCSSSVRQPSLHMSAAAASRDITLFHAMDTLHKNIYDISKAISALVPQGGPVLCRDEMEEWSASEANLFEEALEKYGKDFTDIQQDFLPWKSLTSIIEYYYMWKTTDRYVQQKRLKAAEAESKLKQVYIPNYNKPNPNQISVNNVKAGVVNGTGVPGQSPGAGRACESCYTTQSYQWYSWGPPNMQCRLCASCWTYWKKYGGLKMPTRLDGERPGPNRSNMSPHGLPARSSGSPKFAMKTRQAFYLHTTKLTRIARRLCREILRPWHAARHPYLPINSAAIKAECTARLPEASQSPLVLKQAVRKPLEAVLRYLETHPRPPKPDPVKSVSSVLSSLTPAKVAPVINNGSPTILGKRSYEQHNGVDGNMKKRLLMPSRGLANHGQTRHMGPSRNLLLNGKSYPTKVRLIRGGSLPPVKRRRMNWIDAPDDVFYMATEETRKIRKLLSSSETKRAARRPYKPIALRQSQALPLRPPPPAPVNDEPIVIED, encoded by the exons ACGGCCAATGGGAACGTGGAGGCCAAAGTGGTGTGCTTCTACCGGAGGCGGGACATCTCCAGCACCCTCATCGCCCTGGCCGACAAGCACGCAA GGGAAAtagaagaggaaatggagaatCCGGAAATGGTGGACCTGCCTGAGAAACTAAAGCACCAGCTGCGGCATCGGGAGCTGTTCCTCTCCCGGCAGCTGGAGTCTCTGCCCGCCACGCACATCAG GGGCAAGTGCAGCGTCACCCTGCTCAACGAGACCGAGTCGCTCAAGTCCTACCTGGAGCGGGAG GATTTCTTCTTCTATTCTCTAGTCTACGACCCACAGCAGAAGACCCTGCTGGCAGATAAAGGAGAGATTCGAGTAGGAAACCGGTACCAGGCAGACATCACCGACTTGTTAAAAGAAG GCGAGGAGGATGGCCGAGACCAGTCCAAGCTGGAGACCAAGGTGTGGGAGGCGCACAACCCACTCACAGACAAGCAGATTGACCAGTTCCTGGTGGTGGCCCG CTCTGTGGGCACCTTCGCACGGGCCCTGGACTGCAGCAGCTCCGTCCGGCAGCCCAGCCTGCACATGAGCGCCGCAGCTGCCTCCCGAGACATCACCCTG TTCCACGCCATGGATACTCTCCACAAGAACATCTACGACATCTCCAAGGCCATCTCGGCGCTGGTGCCGCAGGGCGGGCCCGTGCTCTGCAGGGACGAGATGGAGGAGTGGTCTGCATCAGAGGCCAACCTTTTCGAGGAAGCCCTGGAAAAATATGGGAAGGATTTCACAGACATTCAGCAAGATTTT CTCCCGTGGAAGTCGCTGACCAGCATCATTGAGTACTACTACATGTGGAAGACCACCGACAGATACGTGCAGCAG AAACGCTTGAAAGCAGCTGAAGCTGAGAGCAAGTTAAAGCAAGTTTATATTCCCAACTA TAACAAGCCAAATCCCAACCAAATCAGCGTCAACAACGTCAAGGCCGGTGTGGTGAACGGCACGGGGGTGCCGGGCCAGAGCCCTGGGGCTGGCCGGGCCTGCGAGAGCTGTTACA CCACACAGTCTTACCAGTGGTATTCTTGGGGTCCCCCTAACATGCAGTGTCGTCTCTGCGCATCTTGTTGGACATATTGGAAGAAATATGGTGGCTTGAAAATGCCAACCCGGTTAGATGGAGAGAGGCCAGGACCAAACCGCAGTAACATG AGTCCCCACGGCCTCCCAGCCCGGAGCAGCGGGAGCCCCAAGTTTGCCATGAAGACCAGGCAGGCTTTCTATCTGCACACGACGAAGCTGACGCGGATCGCCCGGCGCCTGTGCCGTGAGATCCTGCGCCCGTGGCACGCTGCGCGGCACCCCTACCTGCCCATCAACAGCGCGGCCATCAAGGCCGAGT GCACGGCGCGGCTGCCCGAAGCCTCCCAGAGCCCGCTGGTGCTGAAGCAGGCGGTACGCAAGCCGCTGGAAGCCGTGCTTCGGTATCTTG agacccacccccgcccccccaaGCCTGACCCCGTGAAAAGCGTGTCCAGCGTGCTCAGCAGCCTGACACCCGCCAAGGTGGCCCCCGTCATCAACAACGGCTCCCCCACCATCCTGGGCAAGCGCAGCTACGAGCAGCACAACGGGGTGGACG GCAACATGAAGAAGCGCCTCTTGATGCCCAGTAGGG GTCTGGCAAACCACGGACAGACCAGGCACATG GGACCAAGCCGGAACCTCCTGCTCAACGGGAAGTCTTACCCCACCAAAGTGCGCCTGATCCGGGGGGGCTCCCTGCCCCCAGTCAAGCGGCGGCGGATGAACTGGATCGACGCCCCGGATGACGTGTTCTACATGGCCACAGAGGAGACCAG GAAGATCCGCAAGCTGCTCTCATCCTCGGAAACCAAGCGTGCTGCCCGCCGGCCCTACAAGCCCATCGCCCTGCGccagagccaggccctgccgcTGCGGCCACCGCCACCTGCGCCCGTCAACGACGAGCCCATCGTCATCGAGGACTAG